In Platichthys flesus chromosome 21, fPlaFle2.1, whole genome shotgun sequence, the following are encoded in one genomic region:
- the LOC133932542 gene encoding uncharacterized protein LOC133932542, with translation MNAATSTLHRSFGLGPRGPMPPHGAAQAQGPHHPPPCSSGAPRAEEQHHKPFFYIQPSQPYMSMQSLQWPVPMPMPVSYNPYYGYPGLGYGMPMVPHYQPTPYMEPPGFVVPHTHLHLMDYRRLLSPQYYQTMAYHSRRFRYQQNGPAREMTSSQVQTEPLSAAQRSSTPASRDASATSACSSDSPSVSTSQMISPVKHLLEHEDPLPSSPTRTPPTGSFVIQTEEVRIECCTTPVGLQLLHARETAEVSHRFTQDVVQCSSLLQGGLLQDDGLCLPADQSEQTLHACPDLLLVGGGEDISALEESRNPELIAEVSDVASQVSAHEDDDETKREEDLSNFRFNIVHLPFDPKYLDELRKMESTVWSVEETLIPSHDSLIQNGCSGSDEETLAAVAEVLSEDDLTLNEEAPAEEVFTMTDMSPLAEDEVEDMVPAAESPADQVSPVLDVSEEAPLVKLMPTAEVAPSVNLLGSSPLSGEGNQRGRDPEVQDHQDTSFESLPAYLPSSNWLADFDNVYYCSKMPPAPQKQSRPAASCGVDVPVRRRKLDSEYKEQNNVRKPKERFKPKGKVDRRSLSDHECCLRRNFNENAFAPYASTRERLCSRCSVKQRICTAASPGLDSRSLKRKAGPLQQWNESPVPTCDACKYHTKKPMTKGSGPEVLGLRQGPDTEGESSENGSCRRGSKWRQAEDPRKLADFKRPLASKQNQEKCPAAAYQKLREKNCVCVELQHQPVAWERLRRCHHGHNIQERDENCAMPVPVQDKWRNVDQIYWTHRWQTEKSWKGLMPDVDGSKNEARWQHLNMHKKSQSQGTRRKDTRC, from the exons ATGAACGCAGCCACGTCCACCTTGCACCGCTCCTTCGGTCTGGGCCCTCGAGGTCCCATGCCTCCACATGGAGCTGCTCAGGCCCAGGGGCCCCATCACCCACCTCCATGCTCCTCAGGAGCTCCGCGTGCTGAGGAGCAGCACCACAAGCCGTTCTTCTACATCCAGCCCTCGCAGCCTTACATGTCCATGCAGAGTCTGCAGTGGCCCGTGCCGATGCCCATGCCGGTGTCCTACAACCCGTACTACGGCTACCCTGGCTTAG GTTATGGGATGCCGATGGTGCCTCACTATCAGCCGACTCCCTACATGGAGCCCCCTGGCTTTGTGGTACCCCACACCCACCTCCACCTGATGGACTACAGACGCCTGCTGAGCCCTCAGTACTACCAGACCATGGCCTACCACTCCCGCAGGTTCCGCTACCAGCAGAACGGGCCGGCCAGAGAAATGACCAGCTCTCAGGTTCAGACGGAGCCCCTGTCTGCGGCCCAGAGGAGCAGCACGCCGGCTTCCAGGGACGCCTCGGCTACCTCAGCCTGCAGCAGCGACTCCCCCAGTGTCTCCACCAGCCAGATGATCTCACCAGTCAAGCATCTCCTGGAGCATGAAGATCCATTGCCCTCTTCCCCGACCAGGACGCCACCGACTGGCAGCTTCGTGATTCAGACGGAGGAAGTGAGGATTGAGTGCTGCACGACACCGGTGGGCTTGCAGCTTCTGCACGCTCGTGAGACGGCAGAGGTGTCCCACAGGTTTACACAGGACGTGGTCCAGTGTAGCTCCCTCCTCCAGGGCGGCCTGCTGCAGGACGACGGGCTGTGTCTTCCTGCAGACCAGTCGGAGCAGACACTTCACGCTTGTCCTGACCTTCTTCTAGTTGGCGGTGGTGAAGACATCTCTGCTCTGGAGGAGTCCAGGAATCCGGAGCTCATCGCTGAGGTCTCCGATGTGGCGTCTCAAGTCTCAGCTCATGAAGACGATGATGAGACGAAGAGGGAGGAAGACCTCAGTAACTTTCGTTTCAACATTGTTCACCTGCCCTTCGACCCCAAGTACCTGGATGAGCTGCGCAAGATGGAGTCCACCGTTTGGTCGGTGGAGGAAACCTTGATCCCCTCCCATGACTCGCTGATCCAAAATGGCTGCTCAGGCTCTGATGAGGAGACGCTGGCTGCTGTCGCTGAAGTGTTGTCGGAGGATGATCTGACGCTGAACGAGGAGGCTCCTGCAGAGGAGGTCTTCACCATGACCGACATGTCGCCTTTGGCAGAGGACGAAGTTGAGGACATGGTCCCCGCTGCAGAGAGTCCTGCAGACCAGGTTAGTCCTGTCCTGGATGTCTCAGAGGAAGCTCCTCTCGTCAAACTGATGCCCACAGCAGAGGTGGCTCCTTCAGTTAATCTGTTGGGTAGTTCCCCTCTGAGTGGAGAAGGAAACCAACGTGGAAGAGACCCGGAGGTCCAGGATCATCAGGACACTTCGTTTGAATCGTTACCCGCCTACCTCCCCTCCTCCAACTGGTTGGCCGACTTCGACAACGTCTACTACTGCAGCAAGATGCCACCAGCGCCCCAGAAGCAGAGCAGACCTGCAGCCAGCTGTGGTGTGGACGTGCCCGTCAGAAGGAGAAAACTAGACTCAGAGTATAAAGAGCAGAACAACGTCCGCAAGCCCAAGGAACGGTTCAAACCCAAAGGGAAGGTGGATCGGCGAAGCCTCTCCGACCACGAATGCTGTCTTCGAAGAAATTTCAACGAGAACGCGTTCGCCCCGTACGCGTCCACGAGGGAGCGGCTCTGCTCCAGATGTTCGGTGAAACAGAGGATCTGCACGGCAGCCAGTCCAGGACTCGACAGCAGGAGCTTGAAGAGAAAAGCTGGTCCCCTCCAACAGTGGAACGAATCTCCCGTACCCACATGCGACGCCTGTAAATATCACACCAAGAAACCGATGACGAAAGGCTCCGGGCCCGAGGTCCTTGGTCTCCGTCAGGGACCGGACACCGAGGGGGAGTCTTCTGAGAACGGCTCGTGTCGCAGAGGTTCCAAATGGAGGCAAGCCGAGGATCCCAGGAAGCTGGCGGACTTCAAGAGGCCGCTGGCGTCCAAGCAGAACCAGGAGAAGTGTCCTGCAGCCGCGTACCAGAAGCTCCGGGAGAAGAACTGCGTCTGCgtggagctgcagcatcagCCCGTCGCATGGGAGCGGCTGAGACGCTGTCACCACGGCCACAACATCCAGGAGAGGGATGAGAACTGCGCCATGCCGGTTCCTGTGCAGGACAAATGGAGGAACGTGGATCAGATTTACTGGACACACCGGTGGCAAACTG AGAAATCATGGAAGGGTTTGATGCCCGACGTCGACGGCTCCAAGAATGAAGCCCGATGGCAACACTTGAATATGCACAAGAAATCACAATCACAGG gaacTCGTAGGAAGGACACAAGATGCTGA